The Streptomyces venezuelae genomic interval CAGGGTGAGGAGCGGCTGCGAGAGCTGGAGCTGGCTGGCCTTGGGGATGCCGATCTCCGCCATGCCCCGGTACCAGACGTACAGGCCGAAGAAGGTGGAACCGGCGGCGACCCACACCAGGCCGATGACGCCGTGGGCGTTGAGGTGGACCGGCTCGATCGACAGCGTGACCGCCGAGGCGACGGCCATCAGCGGCAGGCAGAGGACCAGGGCCCAGCCGATGACCTGCCAGCCCGGCATGAGCGACGCGAGCCGGCCGCCCTCCGTGTAGCCGGCGGCGCACACGAGCAGCGCCCCGAAGAGGTAGACGTCGCCCGTGGACACGGCGCCGCCGCTCTGCTGGAGGGTGAAGCCGATCACCACGACGGCCCCGGAGACCGCGGCGAGCCAGAAGGTACGGGACGGGCGTCGCCCGGTCCGGATCGCGGCGAGCGTGGCCGTGGTGAGCGGCAGCAGGCCCACGACGACTGCGGCGTGCGAGGTGGTGGAGGTCTGCAGGGCCAGCGTGGTCAGGAGCGGGAAGCCGATGACGACACCGCCGGCGACGACGGCCAGACCGGCCCAGTGGCGGCGCTCCGGCAGCGGCACCCGGCCGGCGAGGAGGAAGACGCCTGCGATGAGAGCGGCGAGCGTGGAGCGGAAGGCCACCAGGGACCAGGGCCCGAAGCTCTCCAGGCCCCAGACGGTCGACGGGAACGTCAGGGAGAAGGAGACCACGCCGAGGAGGGCGAGCAGGGTCCCACGGGTCCGGGGGGCGGGCGCCTGCGATCCGGAGGCCGGCCGCGCGGTGGCGCCGGTGACCGCGCCGCCGGTGACCGCGGTGGCAGTCACGGTCGAGGTGGTGCTGACCGCTATCGTGCTGGGCTTGGTAGCGCTATCCTGTGCTCTCATGCATGAGCGTAGCAGTGTCGCGGAACTGGCGGAATCTCTGAAAGCGGAGCTCGACCGCTACTCTCCAGGTGGAAAGCTGCCGTCGAGCCGGGCGCTTGTCGAGCGCTACCGCGTCTCTCCGGTCACCGTCACCCGAGCCCTCGCCCAGCTCGCCGCCGAGGGCCTCGTCGTCACCCGCCCCGGCGCGGGCGCCTTCCGTGCCGAGCCGCGCGCCACCCCGGTCGCCGGGGACACCTCCTGGCAGGAGCTCGCGCTCAGCGCCGACACCGCCACCGAGCTCGTCCCCCGGGCCGTCGACGCCTCCGGCGTCCTCGTCACCCTCTCCGCGCCGCCGCCCGGAGTGATCGAGTTCAACGGCGGATACCTCCACCACTCCCTCCAGCCCGAACGGGCCCTCGCCGCCGCCCTCGCCCGCGCCGGACGACGCCCCGGTGCCTGGGGGCGACCGCCCACGGACGGTCTGCCCGAGCTGCGCGAGTGGTTCGCCCGCGAGATCGGCGGGAGTGTCACCGCCGCCGAGGTGCTGATCACCGCGGGCGGCCAGTCCGCCATCACCACCGCGCTGCGTGCCCTCGCCCCGCCCGGCACCCCCGTCCTCGTCGAGTCGCCCACCTACCCGGGCATGCTCGCCGTGGCCCGCGCCGCCGGACTCCGGCCCGTCCCCGTACCGTGCGACGCCGACGGGGTCCGCCCCGATCTCCTCGAAGCCGCCTTCCGCGCCACCGGGGCCCGGGTCTTCGTCTGCCAGCCGCTCTTCCAGAACCCGACCGGCACCGCGCTCGCCCCGGACCGTCGCCGGGAGGTCGTCCGCATCGCCCGGGCCGCCGGTGCCTTCGTCGTCGAGGACGACTTCGCCCGCCGGCTCGTCCACGAGGGCGCGGGCCCGCTCCCCGCGACCCTCGCCGCCGAGGACCCCGACGGCGTCGTCGTCCACGTCTGCTCGCTCACCAAGCCCACCTCGCCCAATCTGCGCGTCGGCGCCCTCGCCGCCCGCGGCCCCGTCCTGGAACGCCTGCGCGCCATCCAGGTCGTCGACAGCTTCTTCGTCCCCCGCCCTCTCCAGGAGGCCGCGCTCGAACTCGTCGGCTCCCCGGCCTGGCCCCGCCACCTCCGGGCCGTCTCCCAGGAGCTCAGGAACCGCCGGGAGGTCATGACCGGCGCCGTCGCCCT includes:
- a CDS encoding DMT family transporter, producing the protein MRAQDSATKPSTIAVSTTSTVTATAVTGGAVTGATARPASGSQAPAPRTRGTLLALLGVVSFSLTFPSTVWGLESFGPWSLVAFRSTLAALIAGVFLLAGRVPLPERRHWAGLAVVAGGVVIGFPLLTTLALQTSTTSHAAVVVGLLPLTTATLAAIRTGRRPSRTFWLAAVSGAVVVIGFTLQQSGGAVSTGDVYLFGALLVCAAGYTEGGRLASLMPGWQVIGWALVLCLPLMAVASAVTLSIEPVHLNAHGVIGLVWVAAGSTFFGLYVWYRGMAEIGIPKASQLQLSQPLLTLIWSVFLLGESLPLAAPLAAVGVLVCIAVTQRAKS
- a CDS encoding PLP-dependent aminotransferase family protein: MHERSSVAELAESLKAELDRYSPGGKLPSSRALVERYRVSPVTVTRALAQLAAEGLVVTRPGAGAFRAEPRATPVAGDTSWQELALSADTATELVPRAVDASGVLVTLSAPPPGVIEFNGGYLHHSLQPERALAAALARAGRRPGAWGRPPTDGLPELREWFAREIGGSVTAAEVLITAGGQSAITTALRALAPPGTPVLVESPTYPGMLAVARAAGLRPVPVPCDADGVRPDLLEAAFRATGARVFVCQPLFQNPTGTALAPDRRREVVRIARAAGAFVVEDDFARRLVHEGAGPLPATLAAEDPDGVVVHVCSLTKPTSPNLRVGALAARGPVLERLRAIQVVDSFFVPRPLQEAALELVGSPAWPRHLRAVSQELRNRREVMTGAVALHLPEFALPRVPSGGYHLWLRLPDTLPEASLLATALRTGVAVAPGRPYFCAEPPAGHIRLSFAGVAGPIEIAEGVRRLRTAVDELAT